A region of Plantactinospora sp. BC1 DNA encodes the following proteins:
- a CDS encoding dihydrofolate reductase family protein, with the protein MATFLYSASMSLDGFIAGPGGDMSWLTRHLGPNPTIDDLIGRVGAILAGNRSYGGDDPYRDTPQQGEAFGGGWSGPQFVLTHRPPERPVPGVTFVGDLASAVAAAGAAAGNGYVNVLGADVARQCLAAGVLDEVLVCVVPVLLGDGTRLFAEPGGADVRLERIGVTEAALVTNLWYRVAR; encoded by the coding sequence GTGGCCACGTTCCTTTACTCGGCGAGCATGTCCCTGGACGGCTTCATCGCCGGCCCCGGAGGTGACATGTCCTGGTTGACCAGGCACCTCGGGCCGAACCCGACGATCGACGACCTGATCGGCAGGGTGGGCGCCATCCTCGCCGGCAACCGCAGCTACGGCGGCGACGACCCGTACCGGGACACGCCGCAGCAGGGCGAGGCGTTCGGCGGCGGGTGGAGCGGGCCGCAGTTCGTGCTGACCCACCGCCCGCCGGAGCGACCGGTCCCGGGGGTCACCTTCGTCGGTGACCTGGCGAGCGCGGTCGCCGCCGCCGGTGCCGCCGCCGGGAACGGGTACGTCAACGTCCTCGGCGCCGACGTCGCCCGGCAGTGCCTCGCCGCCGGGGTACTGGACGAGGTCCTGGTCTGTGTCGTGCCGGTCCTGCTCGGCGACGGTACCCGGCTCTTCGCCGAGCCGGGCGGCGCCGACGTCCGGCTCGAACGGATCGGCGTGACCGAGGCGGCGTTGGTCACCAACCTCTGGTACCGGGTCGCCCGCTGA
- a CDS encoding heme peroxidase family protein, with product MKRHMREDYLVEGEGLLLFDDNHEPSTRRPSTTAELRKFRFSRLGPEGRALSEPTRTAVAEAMVAGANADSADPAVPAGYTYLGQFVDHDLTMDNTAAALGEDVSVDELLQGRSPALDLDSLYGRGPGDKHDRVFYAADGVHLKTGTTAAVAGDDPVVNQDRDGFDLPRSGLGSSKRERRAALIPDARNDENLVVAQTHLAFIRFHNRVVDQLAEGGLAGPALFRAARSVVVKHYQWLLVHDFLPRIVSPDVVDDVFSRGRRFFEVSPGYGSRRRDRAVQPGDRPTMPIEFSVAAYRLGHSMIRAVYDWNRVFNTSGLPGVLAPGTLELLFQFSGTSGILSPDGTVADPESGSFERLPTNWIADFRRLYDFTEAGRDDLVAVVRRDENDPGQRQLNLTQRIDTRLVDPLRNLPLGSFGGQEAPPPIELNLAFRNLTRAVMVRLASGQQMAQLFDLVPLKGDEILSGLDGAVLDGLSDEQKAELTTNTPLWFYILREAEFNGGRLDGVGARIVAEVFHRAIEGSRISILRDPTWRPTLGPDDETFRMVDLLLYAFEGSAELLNPVG from the coding sequence ATGAAACGGCACATGCGGGAGGACTACCTCGTCGAGGGCGAGGGCCTGCTCCTTTTCGACGACAATCACGAACCGAGCACCCGCCGCCCGTCGACAACCGCCGAACTGCGCAAGTTCCGGTTCTCCCGGCTCGGCCCGGAGGGTCGGGCACTCTCCGAGCCGACCCGCACCGCCGTCGCCGAGGCGATGGTCGCCGGTGCGAACGCCGACTCGGCCGACCCGGCCGTTCCGGCCGGGTACACGTACCTCGGCCAGTTCGTGGACCACGACCTGACCATGGACAACACCGCCGCCGCGCTGGGCGAGGACGTCTCCGTCGACGAGCTGCTCCAGGGCCGCTCCCCGGCGCTGGACCTGGACTCGCTCTACGGCCGTGGGCCCGGGGACAAGCACGACCGGGTCTTCTACGCGGCTGACGGCGTACACCTCAAGACCGGCACCACGGCGGCGGTCGCCGGCGACGACCCGGTGGTCAACCAGGACCGGGACGGTTTCGACCTGCCCCGGTCCGGGCTCGGGTCGAGCAAGCGGGAGCGGCGGGCGGCGCTGATCCCGGACGCCCGCAACGACGAGAACCTGGTCGTCGCACAGACCCACCTGGCGTTCATCCGGTTCCACAACCGGGTGGTCGACCAGTTGGCCGAGGGCGGACTCGCCGGACCGGCGCTGTTCCGGGCGGCCCGCTCGGTGGTGGTGAAGCACTACCAGTGGCTGCTGGTGCACGACTTCCTGCCCCGGATCGTCTCGCCGGACGTCGTCGACGACGTGTTCAGCCGGGGCCGCAGGTTCTTCGAGGTCTCCCCCGGCTACGGCTCCCGGCGACGGGACCGGGCCGTGCAGCCGGGCGACCGGCCGACGATGCCGATCGAGTTCTCCGTCGCGGCCTACCGGCTCGGACACAGCATGATCCGTGCCGTGTACGACTGGAACCGCGTCTTCAACACCTCCGGCCTGCCGGGCGTGCTGGCGCCGGGCACCCTGGAACTGCTCTTCCAGTTCTCCGGCACCAGCGGCATCCTCTCGCCGGACGGTACCGTCGCCGATCCGGAGTCGGGGTCGTTCGAGCGGCTGCCCACCAACTGGATCGCCGACTTCCGCCGGCTGTACGACTTCACCGAGGCGGGCCGGGACGACCTGGTCGCGGTCGTCCGGCGGGACGAGAACGATCCCGGGCAGCGGCAGCTCAACCTGACCCAGCGGATCGACACCCGACTGGTGGACCCGCTGCGCAACCTGCCGCTCGGATCGTTCGGCGGCCAGGAGGCGCCGCCGCCGATCGAGTTGAACCTCGCCTTCCGCAACCTCACCCGGGCCGTGATGGTGCGGCTGGCCAGCGGTCAGCAGATGGCGCAGCTCTTCGACCTGGTACCGCTCAAGGGCGACGAGATCCTGAGCGGGCTGGACGGGGCCGTCCTGGACGGGCTGAGCGACGAGCAGAAGGCCGAGCTGACCACCAACACGCCGCTGTGGTTCTACATCCTGCGCGAGGCGGAGTTCAACGGCGGCCGGCTCGACGGTGTCGGTGCGCGGATCGTCGCCGAGGTGTTCCACCGGGCCATCGAGGGGAGCCGGATCTCGATCCTGCGTGACCCGACCTGGCGGCCGACGCTCGGACCGGACGACGAGACGTTCCGGATGGTCGACCTGCTGCTGTACGCCTTCGAGGGCAGCGCCGAACTGCTCAACCCGGTCGGCTGA